Proteins encoded by one window of Nisaea sp.:
- a CDS encoding ABC transporter substrate-binding protein, with protein sequence MSIRTIAIAAMMSTTMLVGAAHAEKVLRWTSQGDALTLDPMGQNEGPTNSMNGQIYEPLVTRDRDMVLEPGLAESWKPLGATGWEFKLRKGVKFHDGADFTAEDVAFSVTRAQAKSSDFKEQVKSITEVKIIDDHTVQFLTDGPNPILPNEITNLYMMDKGWAEKNNVLEPQDFAAGEETFAVRNANGTGPFVVDQRLPDELTVLVKNSNWWGAANAEHNIDKIEYRPIKNAATRVAALLSGEVDFVLDPPLQDLKRIDSTAELKTVTVNQIRTIFFGMDQGVAELRNSDVKGKNPFQDKRVRQAFYQALDVAAIQRVVMEGLSFPAGIITSPGVHGFTKELDARRPFDPAAAKGLLADAGYPNGFTIQLDCPNNRYNNDEKICQAAVAMLAKIGVTVKLDAIPKSQHFPKIKNRVSDFYMLGWGVPTLDSHYVFSYLLHSKGSWNGTGFANARVDELTDTFAVETDLAKRDKMIAEAWSIVKDEIVYLPIHHQVIGWGMSTKLDLPITPNDSPQFRWAKLQ encoded by the coding sequence ATGAGTATCCGCACGATCGCGATTGCCGCGATGATGTCGACGACGATGTTAGTCGGCGCCGCCCACGCAGAGAAAGTGCTGCGCTGGACCAGCCAGGGCGACGCCCTGACGCTTGACCCGATGGGCCAGAACGAAGGTCCGACCAACAGCATGAACGGTCAGATCTACGAGCCGCTTGTCACGCGCGACCGGGACATGGTTCTGGAGCCCGGGCTTGCAGAGAGCTGGAAGCCGCTGGGAGCGACCGGCTGGGAGTTCAAGCTGCGCAAGGGTGTGAAATTCCACGACGGCGCGGACTTCACCGCCGAAGACGTTGCCTTCAGTGTCACGCGGGCACAGGCGAAGAGCTCCGACTTCAAGGAGCAGGTCAAGTCGATCACGGAAGTGAAGATCATCGACGACCATACGGTTCAGTTTCTGACCGATGGGCCGAATCCAATCCTGCCGAACGAAATCACCAACCTTTACATGATGGACAAAGGCTGGGCTGAGAAGAACAACGTTCTGGAGCCGCAGGACTTCGCCGCTGGCGAGGAAACCTTCGCGGTCCGCAATGCCAATGGCACCGGTCCTTTCGTCGTCGATCAGCGCCTGCCGGATGAGTTGACGGTTCTGGTGAAGAACTCGAACTGGTGGGGCGCTGCGAATGCCGAGCACAATATCGACAAGATCGAGTACCGCCCGATCAAGAACGCTGCAACCCGCGTAGCGGCGCTGCTTTCCGGTGAGGTCGATTTCGTGCTCGATCCGCCGCTGCAGGATCTGAAACGTATCGATTCCACCGCCGAGCTGAAGACGGTGACGGTGAACCAGATCAGGACCATTTTCTTCGGTATGGATCAGGGTGTCGCCGAACTGCGCAACTCGGACGTCAAGGGCAAGAACCCGTTCCAGGACAAGCGTGTGCGCCAGGCCTTCTACCAGGCACTCGACGTTGCGGCGATCCAGCGTGTGGTCATGGAGGGGCTTTCCTTCCCGGCTGGTATCATCACGTCCCCGGGCGTGCATGGTTTCACCAAGGAACTCGATGCACGGCGGCCGTTTGATCCGGCAGCGGCCAAGGGCCTCCTCGCTGACGCTGGCTATCCGAACGGTTTCACCATCCAGCTCGACTGCCCGAACAACCGCTATAACAACGACGAAAAGATCTGTCAGGCGGCGGTGGCCATGCTGGCCAAGATCGGCGTGACGGTGAAGCTCGACGCCATTCCGAAGAGCCAGCATTTCCCGAAAATCAAAAACCGGGTCAGCGACTTCTATATGCTGGGCTGGGGCGTTCCGACGCTCGATTCCCATTATGTTTTCAGCTACTTGCTGCACAGCAAAGGCAGCTGGAACGGTACCGGCTTCGCCAATGCAAGGGTTGACGAGCTGACGGATACCTTTGCCGTCGAGACCGACCTCGCCAAACGCGACAAGATGATCGCCGAGGCATGGAGCATCGTGAAGGACGAAATCGTCTACCTGCCAATTCATCACCAGGTCATCGGCTGGGGCATGTCGACGAAGCTCGATCTTCCGATCACTCCGAACGACTCGCCGCAGTTCCGCTGGGCGAAACTGCAGTAA